The Geothrix sp. DNA segment TGGGAGTGAAGCGCGTCTCCATGCGGAAGATCACGTTCCAGCCTTCAGTGATCTTCGAAGTGCTGGCGACGATGAGACGGGAGGTGTTGTCATCCACGTGGGTCTCGGCGGGCATGGCGCTGCGATTGCTCCACTGCGCGGCCGACGAGCTGCCCTGGGTGATCTCGGAGTTCTTCACGCCAACCGACAGCAGGCCGGAGATCGTGATGTTGGTGGCCCCGGTGACCTGAATGCCCTGGGCCCAACTGGGCAAGGCGGCAACGGCGGAGGCGGCTGCGACGACAGCGAAACGGATGTTCATGGCCTGTCCTTTGTGTGAGGGAGGGTCGGGGTGCATGACCCGCGATCCAAGGGGTTGGGGGGGGAAAGGGGAAGTGCTGGGGTGATCCTGGGGAAGTGCCGCACCTTCATGGGCCAGAGCCGGCCCTACTTGGCGATGCCCTTGGGGTAGCAGAGGCCGCCGGTGATCTCGATGGTGGTGGCGTTCAGGGCCTGGTTCTCGACGCAGTAGGCGATCAGCGAGGCGATCTCCTCGGGGGCCACCAGGCGGCCGAGGTGGACGTCCTCGAGGATGGCCTTGAGGGCATCCTGGTTCATGCCGGTCAGCATGGGGGTCGCGGTGTAGCCGGGGGCGATGGCCACGCAGCGGATGTTGCGGATTCCGCGCATGAGGAACTCGCCCACGATGATCTTGGGCATCAGGGCATCGGCGACCTTGGCGGAGGAGTAGTTGATCTGGCCGACCTGGCCCACCTTGTTGACGGAGGAGATCGGGACCAGCAGGCCCTCCCAGCCGCCGTTCACCATGGCCTCGGCCGCGTCGCGCATGGTGAGGAAGGTGCCGGTGAGGTTGGTGTCGATGACGGCCTGCCACTTGGCGAGGTCCAGCTTCTTGGAGACCTGCCCGGTCTCCTTGTCCAGGCTGAGCATCGTCCCGTCCCGGATGATGCCCGCGCAGGACACGGCGATGTTGAGCTTCCCGAAGGCCTCGATCGTGCCCTTGATGTAGCGGGCGGTATCGGCCTCGCTGGTCACGTTGGCCTGGATGCCGATGGCCTCGCCGCCCAGCTCCTTGATGTCCTTGACCACGCGGTCGATGTTCTTCTGGGCCATGTCGACCACGGCGACCTTGGCGCCCTGCCTGGCGAGGTGCTTCACCACTGCCTCGCCGATGCCGTTGCCGCCGCCCGTCACGAGGGCCACGCTGCCTTTGATGTCCATGGGAATCGTCCTTTGAATGGGGGTGGAGCCGGATCAGAGCTGTACGGGACAGGACACGCTGTCCTTGTTCCAGTAGATGAAGTTGGGGTGGGTGACGTCGGGGCCGACGATCTTCAGGTCGCCGATGGTGTTCGGGTGGCTGACATCGGGCCCCACGGACTTGATGCCCACGGGAAAGATGGTCTTGATCAGGGCCAAGGCACGGGCGGCGGCCTCGTTTCCGGGCAGGCCGGCGAAGAGACCGGCCCCGGCGATGGCGCTGGAGCCGTTGGGCAGGGCATAGCTGATGTCCCAGCGGTCGCCCCGGGGTTCCACCGTGAAGGTCATGTCGTTGTAGGTGATGGTGTACATGGTCGCCCCTTCCATCCCTACAGCTTCTTCAGGACGGTGACGCAGTTGGTGACGGCGGAGCCCCCGACGTTGAAGGCCACGCCGATGTCGGCCTTCTTCGCCTTCACGCCGATGGGCTCGCCGATGAGCTGCTTGTAGATCAGGGCGTGCATGGAGGCGCCGGTGGCGCCCACGGGGTGCCCCTTGGACTTCAGGCCGCCGGAGAGGTTGATGGCCACCTGGTCGTCGCGGGTGAACCGCCCGTCCAGGTAGTCGTAGCCGCCCCGGCCGTCCACGGAGAGGCCGAGCGCCTCGGTGGAGAGGATCTGGTTGATGGTGAAGCAGTCGTGCACCTCGGCCAGGTCGATGTCGGCGGCCGTGATGTTGGCTTCCTTGAAGGCCTTGGCCACGGCATCCTTGCCGGCCATCAGCTCGTGCATGTTGGGGCGCACGTTCTCGGGCAGGCGCTCGGCCGAGTGGCCGATGCCGGCGATCTCCACGGCGCGGGCCTTGTTGGTGACGTTGGCCGTCTGGGTGATGACCAGGGCGGCGGCGCCGTCCGTCACCAGAGAGCAGTCATGCAGGCGCAGGGGCGCGGCGATCATCATGTTCTTGCACTTGCCCTTCGCGTCCAGCTCGTTGAGCTTCATGATGGCCTCCACGGTCGCGGGGCCGTTCTGGACGTGGGCCAGCGGGTTCTCGGCGCCGTTCTTGTAGCAGAGCGCTCCGGCGGTCCAGAGCATCTTCTCCAGCTCCTCGGCGGGGATCTTGTAGTGCGCCTGGTAGCCCTTGGCATACTCCGCGAACAGCATGGGGAAGGACATGCCGCGCGAGCCTTCGCTGGGCCAGTGGGAGGAGCAGGCCAGCACGTGGGTCATCTGCGGCGTGGGCAGCAGGTTCATCTTCTCCACGCCGATGACCAGCACGTGCCTGGCGCGGCCCGCCTCGATGGCGTAGACCGCGTCGTAGAGCGCCACCGAGCTGGAGGCGCAGGCGCACTCGCAGCGGGTCATGGGCTTGAAGCGCAGGTCCGCATGGATCTCGGCGGCAATGGGGGCCACATGCTCCTGGTTGATGAAGGAACCCGGCGAGCAGGAGCCCACGTAGATGGCGTCGATGTCCTTCGCTTCCAGGCCGGCATCGGCGATGGCGCCGCGACCGGCCTCGATCAGCAGGTCGTAGTAGGTCTTGGTGTCCGTGACCAGGCCGGTGGCCTTGTCCTTCTTGATGAATGCACCGAATGCCGTGTTGTAGGCACCGATGATGCTGGCTTTGCTCATGGCTGCTTCCTTTCGTTTGTTTCACGTCCGACCACGCGGCCAGGCGAAATCGCAATTGAGGTGAGTGCCTTGCCTTGAAGAACACCCAGGTTCCGGCGCTGTCCGCCGGAACCTGGGTGTGCGAGTGCTAGGCGTCGATGCCGTCCTTGTGCGTCTCCTTGGCGAAGTACACCGAGACGGCGGTGATGGCCACCAGCAGCATCATGTAGTAGGCAATGTAGGTATAGGCCCTGCCGGCTTCCACGCCCTTCTTGAGGAGGTAGGTGGCCACCAGCGGCGAGAGGCCGCCGGCGAAGATGGAGGCCAGCTGGTAGCCCAGGGAGGCGCCACTGTAGCGGACGCGGGCCGAGAACATCTCGGACAGGAAGCTCGCCTGCGGGCCATACATGGCCGCATGGCCCAGGGCAACGGGGATGACGATGGCCATGGAGATGATCCAGGGCTCCCGGGTGCCCAGCATCCAGAAGAAGGGGAAGGCCATGATGCCGCAGAAGAGTGCGCCCCACATGTAGACCGGACGCCGGCCGAGCTTGTCGGACAGGGCGCCCCAGCCGGCGCAGGTGAAGATGGCCACGAAGGCGGCCCAGAGCAGGCCGTTGAGGCCCACGGCACGGTCCACCTTGAGATAGGTGGAGATGTAGACCAGCGAGAAGGCCGTGAAGACGTAGAAGAGGCCGTTCTCGGCGAAACGGACGCCCATGGCGATGAAGATGTTCTTGGGGTGCTTGGTGATCGCCTCGATGAGGGGCATCTTGGCTTCCTGCTTCTGGTCCTTCAGCTTCTCGAAGACCGGGGACTCGGCGATGGTCATCCGGATCCAGATGCCCACGACGACGAGGAGGAAGCTGAGCAGGAAGGGCACGCGCCAGCCCCAGGTGATGAAGGCGGCATTGGCAGCCTCCTTCGTCTCTGCCCGGAGGAACCACATCGAGTTGGCGGCGCGGAAGACCAGGGTGGAGAGCAGCAGGCCGATGAAGGCGCCCAGCTGGGGCCAGGAACCGTAGAAGCCGCGCCGGTTGGCGGGCGCGTGCTCCACCGCCATCAGCACCGCGCCGCCCCACTCGCCGCCCAGGCCGAAGCCCTGCAGGAGGCGCATGGTGATCAGGAGGACGGGGGCCCAGATGCCGATGACGCTGTAGGTGGGCAGCAGGCCGATGCAGGCCGTGGCCAGGCCCATGATCATCAGGGTCAGGTAGAGCATCTTCTTGCGGCCGATCTTGTCGCCGTAGTGGCCGAACACGATGCCGCCGAGGGGGCGGGCCAGGAAGCCCAGCGAGAAGGTGGCGAAGGCCAGCAGGGTGCCGACGATGGGATCGTAGCTGGGGAAGAAGATCTTGTTGAAGACCAGCGCCGCGGCGGTTCCGTAAAGGAAGTAGTCGTACCACTCGATGGACGTGCCGATGAGGCTGGCGAGGGCCACCTTCACGATCTGTCGGTGCTCCTGGTCTGGAGCGGCGGGGGAAGCTGCGATGGCCACGGAGGACTCCTGGAAATGGGAAAGGGATGAAGGGAAAAGAGGTGATGGCTTGCGGATGGTCGGGCGGGCGCCGAGGGCACCCGTGAGTGTCCTTGTCAGGTCCTGGCCAGCAGGGCCAGGAGGCCCATCGGTTCTTTGCGGAAGATGCATTCCGGCATCCGCTTCAGGTCCGGGGCGATGGCCGGCTTGAAATCCATGTGGGCGAGGATGTCCCGCTCGAGGTCCATGCCGGGGGCGATCTCGATCAGTTCGATGCCACCCTGGATCAGCCGGAACACGCAGCGCTCGGTGACGTAGAGCACCCGCTGGCCCTGGCGGAAGGCCACGTCGCCGCTGAAGGTCCGGTGTTCCACCTGCTGGATGAACTTGTGGCTGGCCCCTTCCTTGAGGATGCGCAGCTGGCCGTTCTCCACGGCGATCTCCAACCCGTTCGCGGTGAAGGTCCCGACGAAGACGACGGTCTTGGCGGACTGGGAGATGTTGATGAAGCCGCCGGCCCCGGCCAGCCGGGTGCCGAACTTGCTGACGTTGAGGTTGCCCTCCCGGTCCGCCTGGGCCAGCCCGAGGAAGGCCAGGTCCAGACCCCCGCCGTCGTAGAAATCGAACTGCGAGGGTTGGTCGATGATGGCCGCGGCATTGGAGCCGGCCCCGAAGCTCAGGCCGCCCGCGGGCACGCCGCCGATGACGCCGGGCTCCGTCGAGAGGGTCATGAGGTTGGAGGCGCCCTCTTCCACGGCCACGGAGGCGATGCCCTCGGGCATGCCGATGCCCAGGTTCACCATGCAGTTGGGGACCAGCTCCATGGCGGCGCGGCGGGCGATGAGCTTGCGCTCGCTGAGCTCCATCGCCTCGAGGGAGGACATGGGGATGCGGATCTCGCCGCTGTAGGCGGGATTGTATTGCTCTCCGAAGGTCTGCATGTGGTACTCGGGGCACTCCGCCACCACCACGAAATCCACCAGCACGCCGGGGATCTTCACCTGCCTGGGGTTGAGGGTGCCTCGGTCGGCGAGGCGTTCTACCTGGACGATGACCTTGCCGCCGCTGTTCCGCACGGCCATGGCGATGGCCTGGGCCTCCAGGGTGAGGGCCTCGCGCTCCATGGTGACGTTGCCGTCGGGATCCGCCGTGGTGCCGCGGATGATGCCGATCTGGATGGGCATGGCCTTGTAGAACAGGTAG contains these protein-coding regions:
- a CDS encoding MFS transporter, whose product is MAIAASPAAPDQEHRQIVKVALASLIGTSIEWYDYFLYGTAAALVFNKIFFPSYDPIVGTLLAFATFSLGFLARPLGGIVFGHYGDKIGRKKMLYLTLMIMGLATACIGLLPTYSVIGIWAPVLLITMRLLQGFGLGGEWGGAVLMAVEHAPANRRGFYGSWPQLGAFIGLLLSTLVFRAANSMWFLRAETKEAANAAFITWGWRVPFLLSFLLVVVGIWIRMTIAESPVFEKLKDQKQEAKMPLIEAITKHPKNIFIAMGVRFAENGLFYVFTAFSLVYISTYLKVDRAVGLNGLLWAAFVAIFTCAGWGALSDKLGRRPVYMWGALFCGIMAFPFFWMLGTREPWIISMAIVIPVALGHAAMYGPQASFLSEMFSARVRYSGASLGYQLASIFAGGLSPLVATYLLKKGVEAGRAYTYIAYYMMLLVAITAVSVYFAKETHKDGIDA
- a CDS encoding thiolase C-terminal domain-containing protein, with product MSKASIIGAYNTAFGAFIKKDKATGLVTDTKTYYDLLIEAGRGAIADAGLEAKDIDAIYVGSCSPGSFINQEHVAPIAAEIHADLRFKPMTRCECACASSSVALYDAVYAIEAGRARHVLVIGVEKMNLLPTPQMTHVLACSSHWPSEGSRGMSFPMLFAEYAKGYQAHYKIPAEELEKMLWTAGALCYKNGAENPLAHVQNGPATVEAIMKLNELDAKGKCKNMMIAAPLRLHDCSLVTDGAAALVITQTANVTNKARAVEIAGIGHSAERLPENVRPNMHELMAGKDAVAKAFKEANITAADIDLAEVHDCFTINQILSTEALGLSVDGRGGYDYLDGRFTRDDQVAINLSGGLKSKGHPVGATGASMHALIYKQLIGEPIGVKAKKADIGVAFNVGGSAVTNCVTVLKKL
- a CDS encoding SDR family NAD(P)-dependent oxidoreductase, whose amino-acid sequence is MDIKGSVALVTGGGNGIGEAVVKHLARQGAKVAVVDMAQKNIDRVVKDIKELGGEAIGIQANVTSEADTARYIKGTIEAFGKLNIAVSCAGIIRDGTMLSLDKETGQVSKKLDLAKWQAVIDTNLTGTFLTMRDAAEAMVNGGWEGLLVPISSVNKVGQVGQINYSSAKVADALMPKIIVGEFLMRGIRNIRCVAIAPGYTATPMLTGMNQDALKAILEDVHLGRLVAPEEIASLIAYCVENQALNATTIEITGGLCYPKGIAK